DNA sequence from the Cucumis melo cultivar AY chromosome 6, USDA_Cmelo_AY_1.0, whole genome shotgun sequence genome:
TCTGTTTGAATTTGCGGACTTAATTTGAATTCTTATTCATTTGtgatcttttaaaatattattttccaTTTACATCACTATAAACTTATAATAgttagttattttattttattggtaaCCCTTTTGAATGTACGTAGATAAAAGATTGATACACTAATGTTAGGTTTGAGATTGAATTTTGAATAATGAGTGATTTATGTATAAATATCCTGAAACAAGTGTAATTTGAGGAATATTGATATACTTAATTAGATACGAATTGAGATTGGTAAATTACTAATAAACTAAAGCTataattgaaatttaatttgAGAATGAATGAGAGAAGAGAAGTGATGGAAAGAGTAGTTATTATAGAATTTGTTTTGAGTTGACAATTTCAAcactctcggaccagctacagCTAGGTTGGCTACCATTGGGCCCTGTATTATGTTTGGGCCTGTCCAAACAGATAATCCAAGCCCACATCTGAAGCTTCAATAAAAACCCAATTTTGAGTCATTCCCCAAACCCTAGAACGTCCCTTGAGCGCAGCGAAGAACGAAGAACGAAGAACGAAGAACGTCCACTTCAATCTGGTCTAAAATCTCTCTCTTCCCCTCAACTTTTCTGCTGTTGTTCTTGTTTCGATTTTGGTTTCGATTTTCTTCAATTCCTAATACTTCGTGATTTCTGTTGCTCTTCTGCGTTTCTTCTTCCCTGATTTCGCTACCTTGTGAACGCGCAGTGAAAAATGTCGACCGGAGAAATTGCCTGCTCTTACGCTGCTCTCATCCTCTACGATGACAATATCCCTATTACTGTATGCTTCTCTTTAATCTTCGCACCCTCCttcaatatttattttcttcctgACTCATTACTTTCGAGATCGAAGCAATTAGTTGGTTATTATCTTGTGTTGTTCTTAGTCATTGGGTGCATGTCGGGATTATCTTAGTATTTTGCGCAATGTGGTTACCAATAGATAAATTATGTAACTGTTTAGTTTTCTGtacattaaaattttatataaaaatatgcGCCACGGTTTAGATCTTTTTTTAGTGATTATTCTTTTTCTGGCtgtttatgaattttgttttaatctACGATTACTATTTTGTTTTAGATTTCTATGATAGCGCTTGTTTGGCAATCatttataagaaaataagaTTTTTGAAAATGTGTTCTTTAAACAGGCCGAAAAGATTGCTACGCTTGTAAAGGCAGCTAATGTTAGCGATGTGGAGTCTTACTGGTACAGTCTCTTTGCTAAGCTGGCTGAGAAGCGTAACATTGGAGATTTGATCCTCAATGTTGGGGCTGGTGGCGGTGCTGCAGTCGCTGCTGCTGTCCCAGCTGGCGGAGCTGCTGCTGGAGGTGCTGCCGCAGCTGCTCCTCCACCGGAAGAGAAAAAGGTAAGCAATACCCAATTTCGTTGCTAGGATCGACATATATAATCTATTTTTCTTTGGTGTGAAAGCTTGATTTTATGGTACTAATACTGTGATTACTTCTGTAAATTGCAGGAAGAACCCAAGGAAGAGAGTGACGATGATATGGGATTCAGTTTGTTTGATTAGGTTAAGATTTGGCATCGCATGTTTTGTTCTAGGTTTATTATCTCTTTTTTAATGCCCGAGGAGGCGATTGTTATTTTACAGATACGTAGTTTTGAACGTCCGTAACAAATTTGCGATAAGTTTTGATTTGAATGTGATTTGATTTCATCTTTTCTGTCTAatatatcttataattataTGTCGTATTCCCTCTCGGTATGGTTTGGTTAATTTCCAGTTTTCTGATTTGTACCTATGCTTGTTGCATCTGGTTGGTGGCATGCTATAATCTGGATTCCATACTCTGTTGCTAGATCATTTCAGTTGATATTTTAATGGGCGTTTTAAATTAAAGTTGGCTTCTAGTACATACAACCTAATCCTACATATGACGGGATCTTGGAATCGGGACGAGATTGCAAAATAGAAAATTCGTTGCTGCATAGAAATTGTAGTGAGATCAAGAACTTTAATGGTTAATTTACTTGTTAAGTACAAGTCAAGTTGTGTGTGTTGTATAAGAGTGCTAATAGagcttttaaattttaatgaagCAACTACTCTAACAGTCACAATTCTGATTGTTCAATCGAACTTTTAATTGTGTTGAGTTTTAAAAAAGATGGACTATTTTAAGtgcaaaaattcaaaatatttgaAAGTTACATGTACTTCAAAGTGAAGACTTAATTTATGTTAATTCCGGTACATAATTACTCTCTCTAAGCTTTCTTTATTTGCTCCATTTTTTTCCGGACTCCACAATCTCTTTACAAAGAAACAACGTAATTAGTT
Encoded proteins:
- the LOC103483111 gene encoding 60S acidic ribosomal protein P1-like, yielding MSTGEIACSYAALILYDDNIPITAEKIATLVKAANVSDVESYWYSLFAKLAEKRNIGDLILNVGAGGGAAVAAAVPAGGAAAGGAAAAAPPPEEKKEEPKEESDDDMGFSLFD